The DNA sequence GTGAACCGTGTAAGGCGCGAACCGGTCGCTGTCGGTTCTCTTGAGCAGCGGGGAGCCACCCATAAGCTTGTCGGAATGCTCCTGACGCCCGACGCCGAGCGACGTGACCAGACCTACTCCCGTTACCACTACTGCATGGCGTGTCTCTGTCATAGCTGGTCTCCTGATGCTTTCGCCATGGCGGTCAAAAGCCCCACTTCCTCGGCCCGGGTGCGAACGATACCGGCAAGCGGAACCTGGTCAAAGGCGACGGTTCTCAGTTTGAGCTGGCAATCGGCCACTTTTTTCCCGCCACTTGATATTCTTGCCTTGGTAACAGCGAAACCGGAGCCTTCGTGCTCCAGCGTGGCGGTGATTTCCAGCAATGCGCCGGGCTTGACGAAATCACGCATTTTGGCGCCATCAACCGACATCAGGAACGGCATAGCCGCAAAATCCGTCGCGGCCAGAACCAGAAATCCGCTGGCCTGTGCCATGGTTTCAATCAGAAGCACCCCGGGAACCAGTGGCATGCCGGGGAAATGACCTTCGAACACCGGGCTGGAGCCGGGTACGGTCGAACTTGCAACCAGAGTGCCTGCATCAAGATCAAGCGCCTCAATGCGGTCGATCATCTGGAAGTATTCAAGCTGCATGAGTCAATCCTGCCGCGTCGGGCCTGCCGCGTCGGGCGTCAACCCTTTGCAGCCCTCAGCTCGTCGATCTTGGTGCACAGATTGCCAAGCACGAAATACTCCTCGGTAGAAGCTTTGCCGTCATTGACTTCCTGCGTCCATTGCTCGAGCGGAATCTTGATGCCAAATTCCTTGTCGACAGCAAATACGATGTCGAGGAAATCGAGGCTGTCGATGCCCAGATCGTCAATGGTGTGGCTTTCAGTGGTGATGGAATCGCGGTCAATCTCGCTGGTTTCAGCGATGATATCGGCGACCTTGTCAAATGTTGCGGTCACGCTTCTGTCCTCATTGGATAACTGTTTGAGCGAAGCTATAGAAAAAACCGGCGCAAAAGCCAATGGCTTGTTTGCGCGCCGTTTCACCGGCTCGTCCGCCTGGACCCATTACATAGGGACGATGGGATCACACAGCAAGCGAATGGCGCGCACTGCCGGTGCCAAAATAGCCGTCAAATGCTGATGCAATCGAGCGCACAAACGGCTTTCCCTTTGCGGTCACTTGAAAGAGACCGCCACTGAACTCGATCATACCATCGGTGTCACAGCTTGCCAGATATTCGGCTTCATCCAGTATGGCTTCGACCGCGCCGCCAAACTCATGCCGAATCGCCGCAAAGGAAAAGGCGAAATCGCACATCAGCAGTTCTATGATGCGGGCGCGTATCCGGTCTTCTGTCGCCAACTCGAAGCCACGCACGACAGGCAACTGGCCGAGACTGACCTGTCGCTGATATTCCCCGGTGGATGGCTGATTCTGGACATATCCCTGTGGCAACTGTCCGATGGAGGACGCGCCCATTCCGATCAGCGCATCGGCAGTGTCGCTGGTGTAGCCTTGGAAATTGCGCCGCATGGTTCCGGCGGCAGCGGCAGTCGCCAGAGAGTCGCCAGGCAAGGCAAAATGATCAATGCCAATCGCCGTGTATCCGGCGGAGGTCAGAGCTGAAGCAGCCCGGTTCATCTGCGCAAACCGCTCGGTGATGTCGGGCAGGGCCGACTCATCGATCATCTTCTGATTGGCTTTCATCCATGGGACATGGGCGTAGCCGAACAGAGCTATCCGGTCGGGTGCAAGCGAGAGAACCTGTTCGATGGTTTTGTCGATGGTTCGGCGGGTCTGGTGCGGCAACCCGTAAAGTACGTCGCAATTGACTGACCGGACGCCGCGGGCCCGGACCTGTTCGACAACCTCGCGGGTCTGTTCAAAGGTCTGCTCACGGTTGATTGCCTGTTGCACCTTTTCATCGAAATCCTGGACCCCGAGCGAAGCGCGGGTCATTCCGATGGCAGCAAGTGCATCATATCTGTCGGCGGTGAGGTCGTTGGGATCCATTTCGACACTGATTTCGGCATCGGCATCGAAATTGAACCGGCTGCGCAGAGCCTGATTGAGCGCCACCATGTCGTCGGGGCGCAGCATGGTTGGCGAGCCGCCGCCCAGATGCAGCGCGGTGACGCGGCATCCTGGATCAATCAGGCCGGAAATGGTCTCGATCTCGTGTTCGAGGGCCGTGAGATAGGTTTTCAGAGGATCATATTTCAGGGTCTGCTTGGTGTTGCAGCCGCAGAACCAGCAAAGCCGGTCGCACCAGGGAATGTGGATGTAGAGCGACAGCGTTTGCCCAGGCGTCAGTTTGCCCAGCCAGCGTGCGTAAACATCGCCGTCAATTCCGTCATGAAAATGCGGAGCGGTGGGATAACTGGTGTAGCGCGGCGCCGGGCCACCGTGCTTGCGAATAAACTCTTTTTGCATGGGTCCACTTCCGTATGTGAGCGTACACAATGCCTTCCAGCGCCGTTCCCGCCTTGACTTTGATCAAGCCTCGCTGCTTTTTTGTGCGCTGGCACTGATGCGTGCGAACGAGGCGCGCTTGTGGTGGCGTGTTCAGGTGGTCTTGTTGACGCAGGAATGAGGGTTTGATGGACGCGCATCGCAAAGACATCCACAACTCTGATATTCCGGTGCTGTGCAGGGCTTGCGAAGCCCGGCACAAGGGTGTGTGCGGCGCATTGTCCCCCGACCAGTTGATCAGCCTGAGCAAGCATGCAACCCGTCGGCATGTGGAGTCGGGATCCGAATTGATCGGGCAGAGCCAGGAAACCGCCAATTACGCCAACATCATTGCTGGCGTGGTGAAACTGACCAAGATGATGGCCGATGGCCGTCAACAGATTGTCGGCCTGCAGTTCGCACCCGATTTCCTCGGGCGCCCGTTTCGCGCGGCCAGCGACATCACCGCTGATGCTGCCACCGACGTCAATCTCTGCAGTTTCCCGAAAACCGTGATTGACCGGATGATCAAGGATACCCCAGAGCTCGAGCGCAAACTGCTGGAGCAGACGCTGAATGAGTTGGACGAAGCCCGCGACTGGATGTTGACCCTGGGGCGAAAGACCGCAGCCGAGAAGGTGGCGAGTTTCCTGTTGTTGATCGCAAGCAATATCGATCCTGAATCGGACGCAGATTCGGCGCGCTTCGCATTGCCGCTATCGCGGTCCGATATTGCCGATTTCCTCGGCTTGACCATTGAAACGGTGAGCAGGCAAATGACGGGCTTGCGCAAGGATGGCATTATCCTGATTGGCAGCAGCCGCCATGTCGAGGTGCCGGATCTGGCCAAACTGGCTGAACGCGCATCGCTTTGATCGAAAATCACAAAAATCGAGACAATGAGCGTTTTCGCGATTTCTTGCCGCATACACCGCATTTTTTGTGAATATCAGCTGTTGCAGACCCCAAAATTCGAATTGGTGCAGTGAAACTCAGAGTATTTGTCACGTCAGTGGTGTTCTGAACTTTTGCCTGACAGCAATTTCCAGCAGACTTTGTCGCGGATAGACACTTGCTGCGGCAACCCTGTTGAGGAACCCGGCCTTATTGCCTATTACTTGCGAATTGATTCATGTCGCGCGTCGTCAGTTTTGCTGTGAGTACGCCAGCCAGTTGCCGCGAAAGGGTTTTGAAAGCGGGCTTGCCTGTGTCGTGTGAAATCTGATGCAGGATCGCGGCTTTGGTTCGATCCTGTTGTGAAATTGAGTGCGTGACAGGAAATTTTGACCATTGCCAGAAAGCAAGTTGGGTGATTGTCGACAACGCGCGATTATCATTGTAAAAGTATTTCCAGGCAGAAATTGATAATCGGTGTCTTGATGCTCTATGAGCTAATTCAGCAGTTTGAACGCATCGCCAGCGAATTATTGCTTGCCGTGCGCCGTGAGGACGAAGATCAGGTCGACCGGCTCGATGTCCGGCTTCAACATGTGGTGCGCAGTATATTTGAGATGCAAGCGCGTAGCCGAAGCGAAATGTCAACACAGATCAATTTCTTCAATCGCCTTGCATTGAGAGACTGCGAAGATGGCAGCAGTGTCGGACGTTACACCGACATGATGTCATCGCTGTTTGATCGCTATATGGATTCAAGCATCGCTCTAAAAGCCGCCCGGTCGGAGCAGCAGATGCTGGTCGAAGGCTATGATCCGTCCTTGCACGAACTGGTTCTTGATTCGGTGCTGGAGCGCGTTGCTGTCATTGGCCTCGATTACCGCTATATCTATTGCAACAAGCGCAACGCCGATTTTCATGACAAGCGTCCGATTGATTTCATCGGCAAGCACCTTCTCGACATGATCGATATGGAGCGGTTCCAGTCCCGTGCAAAGCTGCGCCTCGATCAGTGTTTTGGCGGGGCGAGGGTGTCCTATACCTACGAAGTTTCCGACAACCGTGGTCGTATGTACGATGTTATCTGCCGGATGACGCCGTTTCTCGACAAGAGCGAAAAAGTGGCCGGGGCCGTGCTGGTGCTGCACATGCAGCCGATGTTCGCCAGCGCCGGCTGAGAATTCCTCCTTTTGATCTCGAACCACTCCGGGCTCCTCGCTGGTTTCTCGGCCGCCACACTGTCTCCACTGTTTTCAATCCGATGCTGAACACCGTTCCACCGTGCAGCCATGATGCGCATGGCAGGCGCGGCAATGCCGCGACCGGTTCTGCCGTTTCAGCCTGCGCAACGGAGGCAATGACAAATTCGGTGGTTGACGTTTACGTGCGCGTCAATAATTGTTAGGTGAGAATGCAAATCCTGTCGCATCCCGGCTCGACTTCGCGCGCGCCATTTGCCATGACAGGATGAACCGGCCGCAAGGCCGTTTGGTGTATCCGGAGTGCGGCTCAACAGGTCCGGCCTTCCGTTTAGACCAGAGCCCGATGTTGGATTGATCCGACGCGTCCGCCACAGCCTGGCGCCGCCGGATCAAAGAGGTGAGGACGTCCGATGACTGATGTGAACGAGCTTCCCGAGCGCGAGAGCATGGAATTTGATGTGGTGATCGTGGGGGCAGGGCCAGCTGGCCTCTCCGCGGCAATCCGGCTCAAACAGCGCGACCCCGAACTGACGGTGGTTGTTCTGGAAAAGGGCGGCGAAGTCGGCGCGCATATTCTTTCAGGCGCTGTCGTCGATCCGGTCGGCATCGACAAGCTCATACCCGATTGGCGCGATGACCCCGATCATCCCTTCAAGACACCGGTCAAGGCCGATCATTTTCTGGTCCTTGGACCAGCCGGGTCAATCAGGCTGCCGAATTTCCTGATGCCGCCGCTGATGAACAATCATGGCAATTTCATCGTATCGCTGTCCAACGTCACCAAATGGCTTGGCGACCGCGCCGAAGCGTTGGGCGTCGAGATCTATCCGGGCTTTGCCGCCACCGAGGTGCTGACCAATGACGCCGGTGCCGTGATCGGTGTCGCCACCGGCGACATGGGCGTCGAGCGCAATGGCGAACCCGGCCCGAACTACGCCCGCGGCATGGCTCTGCTGGGCAAATATGTGCTGATCGGCGAGGGAGTGCGCGGTTCGCTGGCCAAGCAGCTGATTTCAAAATTCAAGCTCGATGAAGGCCGCGAGCCGCAGAAATACGGCATCGGTCTGAAGGAACTCTGGCAGGTCAAGCCGGAGCATTCCAAACCGGGCCTGGTGCAGCATTCCTTCGGCTGGCCGCTCGACATGAAGACCGGCGGCGGATCGTTCCTGTATCATCTCGATGACAATCAGGTGGCGGTCGGTTTCGTTGTTCACCTCAACTACAAGAATCCGTGGCTGTCGCCCTTCGAGGAATTCCAGCGCTTCAAGACCCACGCAGCGATCGCGCCGGTGTTTGAAGGCGGCAAGCGGCTGGGCTATGGCGCCCGCGCCATTTCCGAAGGCGGCTGGCAGTCGGTGCCGAAACTTGTCTTTCCGGGCGGCGCGCTGATCGGCTGTTCGGCCGGTTTCGTCAATGTGGCCCGCATCAAGGGTTCACACAACGCCGTGCTGTCGGGCATGATGGCGGCCGACCATGCCGCCGACGCCATTGCAGCTGGCCGGGCGCAGGATACGCTGGAGGGTTATGACGCCGCCTGGCAGGCTTCTGACATCGGCAAGGACCTCAAGAAGGTCCGCAACGTCAAGCCACTGTGGTCAAAACTCGGCACCATTGGCGGCGTGGCACTCGGCGGCTTGGACATGTGGCTCAACACGCTGTTCGGCATTTCGCCGTTTGGCACCATGAGCCACGGCAAGCCCGATTACGCCATGCTCGAGCCTGCGGCCAAGCACAAGAAGATCGCTTATCCCAGGCCAGATGGCGTGCTGACCTTCGACCGGTTGTCCTCGGTGTTCTTGTCCAACACCAATCACGACGAAAACGAACCGGTGCACCTGCAGGTCAAGGACATGGCGCTGCAGAAAACCTCCGAGCATGATGTCTATGGCGGACCGTCTGAGCGCTATTGCCCGGCCGGCGTCTATGAATGGGTCGAAACCAACGGTGTGCCGACCTTCGTGATCAACGCCCAGAACTGCGTCCACTGCAAGACCTGCGACATCAAGGACCCGAACCAGAACATCAACTGGGTCCCGCCTCAGGGCGGCGAGGGGCCGGTCTATACCAATTTGTGAGGGTGGCGGGCAGGGCGGACAGATGCGCTCTGCCTGAAGCCGTAGCTTTGTGGCTCCGGCTTTGAGACACCGCAAGCCGCGTTTATCCGCCTCGGGCTTTTTAGGGATCTTCGGCCTATTTGCCCGATGGTCACTGACGACCTTTACGAACCGCCGTCACCTTCCAAAATACCGCACCTCGGCTTCCGCATTGCTGCCGTTCGTCGCCGCGCAGCATTCTTGGCAGATCAACGTCGGCACAGGCCCTGCCGACCATCATTGCCAGAGATGCGGTCCAGTCTGAAGGTCTTGCTTTTTGCGGAGAGGTCAAATCTATTCGCAGTCACTCTGGCGAGTTGTGGGAAGGCGGTTTGATGGCTGAAGTTAGCGAACGGATGCGCGATGCCTTTGAAGCCGTTGCCATCGATGATGAAGGACGCGCGTGCAGGGACATACCTGATAGCGTTTGTCACGAAGAGCCGCGAAATTTCTTTGTTCATGTCGGGTCGTTGGCGCTGACAAAATCATCCGATGGACTGATTGATCCAAAGCTTGTGCTGAGCTGGCTGCTAACGGAACTTGCTGCACCAATATTTCTTGTAGGTCTGCTCGTGCCGGTCCGTGAAGCTGGTGCCCTGTTGCCGCAAATATTCACTGCCAGCACCATCAGACGGTTCCCGGTACGCAAATGGGTCTGGGTGATGGGAAGCCTCGTACAGGGGTTGGCGGCAGCAACGATCGCTGTTTGCGCGCTGACACTGGAAGGTGCGGCCGCGGGCTGGGCCATCGTCTTGTCACTCGCGGTTCTCGCCATCGGGCGAAGTGTCTGTTCGGTTTCCTACAAGGATGTGCTGGGCAAAACCGTGTCAAAATCCACGCGCGGGACAGCAACAGGCCTGGCAGGATCTCTGGCAGCTGCGGTAACGATCATTTATGCGATCGTGCTCATATCCGGATTTGTGCCAAGAATGACACTGGTTATCGGCGGATTGTTTGTCGCAGCGGGCTGCTGGCTGATTGCCGCAATGGTTTTCTCCACTCTTTACGAAGAAGCTGGCGCAACTCAGGGCGGAAAAAATGCCTTCAAATCGGCAATTGCCGATCTGCAATACCTGGCATCCGATGCGCAGCTTCGCCGCTTCATCATGGTCAGGGGGTTTTTGACGACAACCGCTCTGGCGCCACCGTTCATGATTGCTGCAGCAAGCAAGGCCGGCGAGGGCGGCTTTGGTGGCCTGGGCTATCTTGTTCTGGCATCTGCTTTTGCGGGCCTTGTCAGCGCATATGTCTGGGGTCGGTTGGCTGATCGATCCAGCCGCAAGGTTCTTTTCATTGCATCGGCGATATCGATGGTGGTGTTGGCGCTCGCCTCCTGGTTTTCGGTCACGGGGTGGCTGACGGCGCCCATGGTCCTTCCCGTTCTGCTCTTCTGTATCATGATCGCATACCAAGGCGTCCGGCTCGGACGTTCCACCCATCTGGTGGATATGGCGACCGTCGACACAAGAGCCGCCTATACCGCCTTGTCAAACACGATCATCGGAGTCGTGCTGTTCGCAGGCGGGCTTTTCAGCATTATTGCGGAATTTTTCGGGGTTTCCGTTGTTCTGATCACAATGGCACTCATGTGTGCCGCAGCAATCCCCATGGCTCTCGGCCTGGATGAGGTTCAGGCGGAGTAGAGCATTCCGCCCTTGGTCTCTCTGTCCACACTGCAGACCCACATGATTTGCAGATATGAAAAAGGCGGGATCCTCGGACCCCGCCTTTTCTGTCTGCTATTGAAACGCCGTCTCGAAAAAGCTTCTGAGTTTGCGTGAATGCAGCCGTTCGGGCGGCATGGCGGCGAGTTTCTGCATCGCCAGCAAGCCGATCTTGAGGTGCTGGTTGACCTGCGTCTTGTAAAACGCCGAGGCCATGCCGGGCAGTTTGAGCTCGCCATGCAGTGGCTTGTCGGAAACGCAGAGCAGCGTGCCGTAAGGCACGCGGAAGCGAAATCCGTTGGCGGCGATGGTGGCCGATTCCATGTCGAGCGCGATGGCGCGCGATTGCGACAGCCGCTGCACCGGGCCGCGCTGATCGCGCAGTTCCCAGTTGCGGTTGTCGATGGTGGCGACCGTGCCGGTGCGCATGATGCGCTTGAGGTCGTAGCCATCGAGCCCGGTGACTTCCGCAACCGCTTCCTGGACTGCGACCTGCACTTCGGCCAGTGCCGGGATCGGCACCCAGGAAGGCAGATCATCGTCAAGCACATGGTCCTCGCGGACATAGGCATGGGCCAGCACATAATCGCCGAGGTTCTGGCTGTTGCGCAGGCCGGCGCAGTGGCCGAGCATCAGCCAGGCATGCGGGCGCAGCACGGCGATATGGTCGGTAATGGTCTTGGCGTTGGACGGACCGACGCCGATATTGACCATGGTGATGCCGCCATGGCCCTTGCGCTTGAGGTGATAGGCCGGCATTTGCGGCAGGCGCATCGGGGCGACGCCCTCGGTCGGGCTGCCATGGCCGGCCGGCGTGATCAGATTGCCGGGCTCGACAAAACACTCATAATCATGACCGGTCTCCTGCATCAGCGAGCGGGCGTGTTCGCAGAACTCGTCGATGTAGAACTGATAATTGGTAAACAGCACGAAATTCTGGAAATGATCCGGTGCTGTGGACGTGTAGTGCGACAGCCGCGCCAGCGAATAGTCGATGCGTTGCGCCTTGAACGGTGCGAGCGGAAGCAATTCGCCGGGGCCGGGTTCATAGAGCCCGTTGACGATCTCGTCGTCGGTGGTGGCAAGATCGGGGGTGTCGAACAGATCGCGCAGCGGCATGTCGAGTTTTTCAGCCACCGCCGCCTCGACATAGGCGCCTTCGCCAAAGGCGAAATGCAGCGGGATTGGGGTTTCCGATTCCGAAATCGTCAGTGTGCCGCCGTGATTGCGCAGCAGCAATTCGAACTGGGTGGTCAGATAGGTGCGGAACAGCGCCGGTCTTGTGATGGTGGCGGCGTAATGCCCGGGCGAGACGACATGGCCATAAGACAGTCGCGAATCGACCTTGCCGAAGGATGTCGTCTCAAGGCTGATCTGCGGGTAATAGGCGCGGTAGCGGCCCGTTGGTTTTTCCGTCGCCAGGCTCTGAAAGGCCTCGCACAAAAAGCGGGTGTTGCGTTCATAAATGGCTTCAAGTGCTGCGACCGCGCTCGCCGCATCGGAATATTCCTGCGGTTCGATCGGATCGGGTGAAGTGAAGCCGTTTGCGGTGTGGGAAGAGATTCGTTGGTTCATGCTCTGTTATATACGATAAACATTGACAAGGAAAAGACACGCAAACCGAAAGGTGTTTCTGCTGAAGCTGTGAAGACAGCCGGATATTGCTTCGGCGATCTTCAAGACAGGGTGGGTGGATCAGTAGGCGTTGCGCTGCAGGCTCATGTAAAGCACGAACCCGGCGCCCGAGAGGCCTGACTGCTTGTCACCGGACTGGGCATAGGCATAGGCGCCGACAGGGCCAACCAGAAATGCGGCCAATGCGGTGATGCGCAACAGGGTGGCGATGGTGTTCTGGATATTCATTACTCAATCCTCGTTGGCCGGTTTAGCGGGATGCCATGCAGTTCAGGCCGGGGTGAAAGACGCAGGCATCGATTGCGCCATTGCGCCATCCACTGGTTGCCCGGTCGGTGTTGGCCACCGCCGCGGCCATCAACAGCGCGAAGATCACGAAGATCAGGCTGATGATGATGAAGCGGCGTGCGAGAATGGCCATGTGTCTTTGTCCCCTTGTGTGAGGAGATATTCGCATGACACGGCTGAACCGGGCCTGAGGCCACCATTCATCTGGCGTTCAAATAGATTAACCGGAGATTTTTCATGTCCGCCACCGGGCCCAAGTGGAGCCGAACCCGGCTCGCTCGGGTGACCGAGACCGTCCGTGTTTACCACTTGCTCATTCTAACAACTGAAACACAGCCCTTAGCTGTCGATGTTATCTCAATCTAAGCCGGTACCAGCCATATTCAGCATTGCTAATGTAAAAGGCGTGCAAGATGCGAAGGCCTGCCGAAGAACCAACAAGCGGTCAAATCCGTCAGCCGACACTCGATCGGCTGCTGCGTTTTGACCGTGACACCGAGGCACGCTACGAGGCGGAGCATGGTGCAGAACGGGCCGCCCAGTTGCGCGGTGCGACCGTCTTCGGACTTTTGCTCTATTTTCTGCACGACATATCGACAATCCTGCTGTTGCCGGAGAGCTATCTGCTCATCGTTTATGTCACGCTTTTTGCAATCCTTCCGTACTCACTCCTGATGTATCATTTCGTTGGCAGAATTTCTCATGAGGCAAGAGAATTGCTGACCCTGAGTGGCCTTCTCGTTGCAACCGTTTTGCCGCTTTACATGATGTATGTGTCTGATTCCACAAATGGAATCTATATGAACCTGAACGTGGTCCTATGTATCGTCTTTGGCAATGTGCTGATCTCGTTGCGGTTCAGGCATGCGTTTGTTTTCACATCGGTGATTTTTGCCTTCGCGGTTCTGGCGATCACGATGAAGGATGGAATTGATCACAGCCTGAAAAGCGGGCTCTGTTTCCAGTTTGCGACTGTCTGCATTCTGGGGCTTTATTCAAATTACCTGTTTGAGCGGCGGCGTTGCGTGGATTACTGCGTTTCGCTGGGCGCGGTATTGCGTGCCGAGACCGCAGAAATCTCGGAAAAACAGTTCCAGGTCATGTCGAGGACGGACTCACTTACCGGTCTGCCGAACCGCAGGTTTCTGGACGAGCGGCTTGATGAATGGTTTGCTGACAGCCGGTCGGCCGTGGTGATGATGATCGACATCGATCATTTCAAGCTTTTCAACGACACGCTGGGCCATCCGGCTGGCGATGACTGCCTCAAGGAAATCGCCGAGGCATTTCGGGGGGCATTTCCCGAACCGGATTTCTTCTGCGCCTGGTTTGGCGGTGAGGAGTTCACGCTTTCGGTCAGAGGGGCCGAAGAGCCTCAGGCCCGCCGACTGGCCAACACCGTTGTCAGATCGATCGAAGCTCTCAAGATACCGCATCCCGGCCGAAGCGACGGTATCAACATCGTCACCATCAGTGTGGGCGTTGCCCTGAAACCGCAAGACGCCATGGTTTCGCGGGCAACGGTCCTGTCCCAGGCGGATGAGGCGCTCTACCGTGCCAAGCACAAGGGCCGAAACTGCTTTGTCATCAACACCAAGGCTTCCAGAACGCTGGCTGCGGTGAATTCCTGAGCCCATCTGATTAGCGCTTGAGGCGGTTGCCTGCAGCGCGGTGCAGCGGCCGGAACACGCAAATTTGAGCCCGGAACAATGCCCGCGGGGATTGTCAAATGCGTACTTCGATTCCAAACCTGCCGCATGGCAATGGAAGGAATGGCGGATGACAACCCAGACTGCAGCAATTGAGCTCTATTACTGGCCAACACCGAATGGCTGGAAGATTACCATCATGCTCGAGGAACTGGGCGTTCCCTACGAGGTGAAATATGTCAATATCGGCCGCGGCGAACAGTTCGAGCCGTCCTTCCTTGCGATTGCTCCCAACAACCGGATGCCGGCGATCATTGATCCGGAAGGTCCGGACGGAGCGCCGATCTCGGTTTTCGAGTCCGGTGCGATCCTGCAATATCTCGGCCGCAAATTCGGCAGGTTCTATCCCGACGACGAGCGCAGCCGGGTGGAGGTCGAGCAATGGCTGTTCTGGCAGATGGGCGGGCTGGGCCCGATGGCCGGTCAGGCGCATCATTTCCGGCACGCAGCACCCGAGCAGGTGCCCTATGCCATCGACCGCTACACCAATGAGGTCAATCGGCTCTATGGCGTGATGGATCGGCGGCTGGCCGACCGGGCGTTTCTCGCCGGCGACTATTCGATTGCCGACATGGCCGCGATCGGCTGGGTCAAGTCCCATGAGAAACAGGGGCAGAATCTCGAGAATTTTGCCAATCTCAAGCGCTGGTTCGAGACCATGATGGCCCGGCCGGCGGTGGCAAGGGGCTGTGAGGTCGGCATCGAATTCCGCAAAAGCGTCGCCGATGACAAGGATGCGCAAAAAGTGCTGTTTGGGCAGACTGCCCGGTAATCAGTCGGCAAATTGCCCGCAAATAAAAACACCCGCGCCGGATTGCCAGCGCGGGTGTATCTATATGTCGATCAGAGCCAAAGCCCGGATTACAGTTTGGACCAGTTTTCCGAGCGGCACAAAAAGCCCAGGACGCAGCCCTTCATTTTCATGGTTTTTCCGGAGATCGACGCTGAGCCTGAATAGGTCTTGTCTTTTTTCGGATCGGTGATCGTACCGGAATAATCGCCGTTAGCGCCCTTCATCTTGCCAATGCTCTTGCCGGAATAGTCGCCGGTTGTCAGCTTGACGCAGAATGAACCACCGCATTTGCTGATGGCTGCGGTCTCGCCGCTTTTGGTTTTCCAGTTGCCTTCAATCGGGTCGGCCAACGCCGGGGCGGTCATGGCGACGATGAGAGCGCCAGTTGCAATCAGTTTGCGAAGCATGATGTTCCTCCAACAGATACGCGCTACCTCCAGCGCATTTCTTACTTAACTTACGTCTACGTAAAGGTAAACGGGATTCTAGGGTCTTGAACCGCTTATTCGGCACGACGTGGCGCGGGCTCAGCGCCGGGTTTTTAAGCAGACCTTTCCCGCTCCGGCGGCTTTTTCAGAAAATACGATGGATCTTTGGTTAGCCGTTCGTAACTTTTTTCAGCGGCCTTGAATCGATGAAAATCGTCGCTTTGGCGGAAACGCTGGGTCTTGGATGTTTAACAAAACCGCAAATTTACCAAGCGTTTGGACTTTGTTCGTTCCCAGTTAAGCATGCAATTTAACGGGGCTTTCAGGCGAACCCGGCACACTTCAATCCAACAAGACAGCGCCGGGCCAACCCGGACAAACGACAAAAACAGATGGCTCTTGAGAGCTGACAGGGACAACGAAACACAAGATCTACAGGGACTGAGAAAATGGCACGTTATGAAATTCACGATCACGATACTGCAACCATCGGCGGCGAAGCCCGCGCAGACATTTTCTGCGAAATGGGTTTGATGTATGCCACCGGACGCGACTGCGAAATCGACTACATCGCCGCCCATAAATGGCTCAACATTGCCGCCATCAAGGGCTCGGACCGGGCAGCGACGCTGCGCTCCGAACTGGCCGAAAGCATGAGCAAGGCAGACCTTGCCAGCGCGCTGCGCGCTGCACGCGAATGGATGACCATGCATTG is a window from the Hoeflea sp. IMCC20628 genome containing:
- a CDS encoding glutathione S-transferase N-terminal domain-containing protein, with protein sequence MTTQTAAIELYYWPTPNGWKITIMLEELGVPYEVKYVNIGRGEQFEPSFLAIAPNNRMPAIIDPEGPDGAPISVFESGAILQYLGRKFGRFYPDDERSRVEVEQWLFWQMGGLGPMAGQAHHFRHAAPEQVPYAIDRYTNEVNRLYGVMDRRLADRAFLAGDYSIADMAAIGWVKSHEKQGQNLENFANLKRWFETMMARPAVARGCEVGIEFRKSVADDKDAQKVLFGQTAR
- a CDS encoding DUF2147 domain-containing protein, with amino-acid sequence MLRKLIATGALIVAMTAPALADPIEGNWKTKSGETAAISKCGGSFCVKLTTGDYSGKSIGKMKGANGDYSGTITDPKKDKTYSGSASISGKTMKMKGCVLGFLCRSENWSKL
- a CDS encoding sel1 repeat family protein, which gives rise to MARYEIHDHDTATIGGEARADIFCEMGLMYATGRDCEIDYIAAHKWLNIAAIKGSDRAATLRSELAESMSKADLASALRAAREWMTMH
- a CDS encoding AMP nucleosidase translates to MNQRISSHTANGFTSPDPIEPQEYSDAASAVAALEAIYERNTRFLCEAFQSLATEKPTGRYRAYYPQISLETTSFGKVDSRLSYGHVVSPGHYAATITRPALFRTYLTTQFELLLRNHGGTLTISESETPIPLHFAFGEGAYVEAAVAEKLDMPLRDLFDTPDLATTDDEIVNGLYEPGPGELLPLAPFKAQRIDYSLARLSHYTSTAPDHFQNFVLFTNYQFYIDEFCEHARSLMQETGHDYECFVEPGNLITPAGHGSPTEGVAPMRLPQMPAYHLKRKGHGGITMVNIGVGPSNAKTITDHIAVLRPHAWLMLGHCAGLRNSQNLGDYVLAHAYVREDHVLDDDLPSWVPIPALAEVQVAVQEAVAEVTGLDGYDLKRIMRTGTVATIDNRNWELRDQRGPVQRLSQSRAIALDMESATIAANGFRFRVPYGTLLCVSDKPLHGELKLPGMASAFYKTQVNQHLKIGLLAMQKLAAMPPERLHSRKLRSFFETAFQ
- a CDS encoding GGDEF domain-containing protein, whose product is MRRPAEEPTSGQIRQPTLDRLLRFDRDTEARYEAEHGAERAAQLRGATVFGLLLYFLHDISTILLLPESYLLIVYVTLFAILPYSLLMYHFVGRISHEARELLTLSGLLVATVLPLYMMYVSDSTNGIYMNLNVVLCIVFGNVLISLRFRHAFVFTSVIFAFAVLAITMKDGIDHSLKSGLCFQFATVCILGLYSNYLFERRRCVDYCVSLGAVLRAETAEISEKQFQVMSRTDSLTGLPNRRFLDERLDEWFADSRSAVVMMIDIDHFKLFNDTLGHPAGDDCLKEIAEAFRGAFPEPDFFCAWFGGEEFTLSVRGAEEPQARRLANTVVRSIEALKIPHPGRSDGINIVTISVGVALKPQDAMVSRATVLSQADEALYRAKHKGRNCFVINTKASRTLAAVNS
- a CDS encoding MFS transporter; translation: MAEVSERMRDAFEAVAIDDEGRACRDIPDSVCHEEPRNFFVHVGSLALTKSSDGLIDPKLVLSWLLTELAAPIFLVGLLVPVREAGALLPQIFTASTIRRFPVRKWVWVMGSLVQGLAAATIAVCALTLEGAAAGWAIVLSLAVLAIGRSVCSVSYKDVLGKTVSKSTRGTATGLAGSLAAAVTIIYAIVLISGFVPRMTLVIGGLFVAAGCWLIAAMVFSTLYEEAGATQGGKNAFKSAIADLQYLASDAQLRRFIMVRGFLTTTALAPPFMIAAASKAGEGGFGGLGYLVLASAFAGLVSAYVWGRLADRSSRKVLFIASAISMVVLALASWFSVTGWLTAPMVLPVLLFCIMIAYQGVRLGRSTHLVDMATVDTRAAYTALSNTIIGVVLFAGGLFSIIAEFFGVSVVLITMALMCAAAIPMALGLDEVQAE